In a genomic window of Xylophilus rhododendri:
- a CDS encoding putative bifunctional diguanylate cyclase/phosphodiesterase — protein MLHVFQRRRREREIRQFEELQEQRSQAERLDFILAGADIGLWDWDVAGRRVDFNQRWYDMLGMSVGEIGKGPEDWQALVHPEDLARLRAAIARYWENDATVHQVEFRLRHRLGHWIWLQDRGKVMARDEHGVPLRIVGAHMDITPHRRAEEALRQSEARFRALTELSSDWYWELDEHHRFMHFEGYSDTEIGLPKEDNIGLTRWDLGALNMTDAQWARHRATLDAHEVFHDLELQRLDTHGNIYWVSISGAPIFDKEGRFGGYRGIGRSITERKRVEDEIERLAFYDALTGLPNRRLLLDRLTGALDRCRERTQRGALLFIDLDNFKDLNDTMGHDVGDSLLERVANRIVSCARPGDTVARLGGDEFVVMLEGLPHADDEATQAVSAVARHVLEALNHPYLLEGYQHHSTPSVGIAFFDGDIESVDDLLKRADLAMYQAKAAGRNTICFFQPEMQEAVTARSALEADLRSAIGNHELLLFFQPVVNEQSRLTGAEVLLRWQHPVRGMVMPGEFIPLAEQTGLILPVGNWVLETACEQLVRWGAQPATRELTLAVNVSARQFRQVDFVATVLGVLERTGARPDRLKIELTESLLLSDVEDIIGKMTALKAHGVGFSLDDFGTGYSSLSYLKRLPLDQLKIDQSFVRDVLTDPNDAAIVRTILALAESLDLAVVAEGVETAGQLDFLRRSGCRAFQGYYFSRPAPVEAMMAGIGAAGGVVPAMAG, from the coding sequence ATGCTGCATGTCTTCCAGCGACGCCGCCGCGAGCGCGAGATCCGACAGTTCGAGGAGCTGCAGGAACAACGCTCGCAGGCCGAGCGCCTGGACTTCATCCTGGCCGGCGCCGACATCGGGCTGTGGGACTGGGACGTGGCCGGCCGCCGGGTCGACTTCAACCAGCGCTGGTACGACATGCTGGGCATGTCGGTCGGCGAGATCGGCAAGGGCCCGGAAGACTGGCAGGCGCTGGTCCATCCCGAGGACCTGGCCCGCCTGCGCGCGGCCATCGCGCGGTACTGGGAGAACGACGCCACCGTGCACCAGGTGGAGTTCCGCCTGCGCCACCGCCTGGGCCACTGGATCTGGCTGCAGGACCGCGGCAAGGTGATGGCGCGCGACGAGCACGGCGTGCCGCTGCGCATCGTGGGCGCGCACATGGACATCACGCCGCACCGCCGCGCCGAGGAGGCGCTGCGCCAGAGCGAGGCCCGCTTCCGCGCCTTGACCGAGCTGTCCTCCGACTGGTACTGGGAGCTGGACGAGCACCACCGCTTCATGCATTTCGAAGGTTATTCCGACACCGAGATCGGCCTGCCCAAGGAAGACAACATCGGCCTGACGCGCTGGGACCTGGGCGCGCTCAACATGACCGATGCGCAATGGGCCCGCCACCGCGCCACGCTCGATGCGCACGAGGTGTTCCACGACCTGGAGCTGCAGCGCCTGGACACCCACGGCAACATCTACTGGGTGTCGATCAGCGGTGCGCCCATCTTCGACAAGGAAGGCCGTTTCGGCGGCTACCGCGGCATCGGCCGCAGCATCACCGAACGCAAGCGGGTGGAGGACGAGATCGAGCGCCTGGCCTTCTACGATGCGCTCACCGGCCTGCCCAACCGCCGCCTGCTGCTGGACCGCCTCACCGGGGCGCTCGACCGCTGCCGCGAGCGCACCCAGCGCGGCGCGCTGCTCTTCATCGACCTGGACAACTTCAAGGACCTGAACGACACCATGGGCCACGACGTGGGCGACTCGCTGCTGGAGCGGGTGGCCAACCGCATCGTCAGCTGCGCCCGGCCCGGCGACACGGTGGCGCGCCTGGGCGGCGACGAGTTCGTGGTGATGCTCGAAGGCCTGCCCCATGCCGACGACGAGGCCACGCAGGCGGTGTCGGCCGTCGCCCGGCATGTGCTGGAGGCGCTCAACCATCCCTATCTGCTGGAGGGCTACCAGCACCACAGCACGCCCAGCGTCGGCATCGCCTTCTTCGACGGCGACATCGAGAGCGTGGACGACCTGCTCAAGCGCGCCGACCTGGCCATGTACCAGGCCAAGGCGGCCGGCCGCAACACCATCTGCTTCTTCCAGCCGGAGATGCAGGAGGCGGTCACCGCCCGCTCGGCGCTGGAGGCCGACCTGCGCTCGGCCATCGGCAACCATGAGCTGCTGCTGTTCTTCCAGCCGGTGGTCAACGAGCAGAGCCGCCTGACCGGCGCCGAGGTGCTGCTGCGCTGGCAGCATCCGGTGCGCGGCATGGTCATGCCGGGCGAGTTCATTCCGCTGGCCGAGCAGACCGGGCTGATCCTGCCGGTCGGCAACTGGGTGCTGGAGACGGCATGCGAGCAGCTGGTGCGCTGGGGCGCGCAGCCCGCGACCCGGGAGCTGACGCTGGCGGTCAACGTGAGTGCGCGGCAGTTCCGCCAGGTCGATTTCGTGGCGACGGTGCTGGGTGTGCTGGAGCGCACCGGCGCGCGGCCGGACCGGCTGAAAATCGAGCTGACCGAGAGCCTGCTGCTGAGCGACGTCGAGGACATCATCGGCAAGATGACGGCGCTCAAGGCGCATGGCGTGGGCTTCTCGCTGGACGACTTCGGCACCGGCTATTCGTCGCTGAGCTACTTGAAGCGCCTGCCGCTGGACCAGCTGAAGATCGACCAGTCCTTCGTGCGCGACGTGCTCACCGACCCCAACGATGCGGCCATCGTGCGCACCATCCTGGCCCTGGCCGAGAGCCTGGACCTGGCGGTGGTGGCGGAGGGCGTCGAAACCGCGGGCCAGCTCGACTTCCTGCGGCGCAGCGGCTGCCGCGCCTTCCAGGGCTATTACTTCAGCCGGCCGGCGCCGGTGGAGGCGATGATGGCCGGCATAGGTGCGGCCGGCGGCGTGGTGCCGGCGATGGCGGGTTAG
- a CDS encoding Dps family protein, which translates to MSHHPTDNQAAELRARRLRPLGTPSDLGAAAATDIAAALNGVLADVFALYLKTKNFHWHMSGPHFRDYHLLLDEQGDQLFAMTDPLAERIRKVGGTTLRSIGHIARMQRIADNDADYVDPLDMLAELREDNQVLAGRLREAHNVTDEHRDIASSSLLENWIDETERRTWFLFESSRPTAG; encoded by the coding sequence ATGAGCCATCACCCGACCGACAACCAGGCCGCCGAACTGCGCGCCCGCCGGCTTCGCCCCCTGGGCACGCCCAGCGACCTGGGCGCGGCCGCCGCCACCGACATCGCCGCCGCCCTCAACGGCGTGCTGGCCGATGTGTTCGCGCTCTACCTGAAGACCAAGAACTTCCACTGGCACATGAGCGGCCCGCACTTCCGCGACTACCACCTGCTGCTCGACGAACAGGGCGACCAGCTCTTCGCCATGACCGATCCGCTGGCCGAACGCATCCGCAAGGTGGGCGGCACCACGCTGCGTTCCATCGGCCACATCGCCCGCATGCAGCGCATCGCCGACAACGACGCCGACTATGTCGATCCGCTGGACATGCTGGCCGAGCTGCGCGAGGACAACCAGGTGCTGGCCGGGCGGCTGCGCGAGGCCCACAACGTGACCGACGAGCACCGCGACATCGCTTCCTCCAGCCTGCTGGAGAACTGGATCGACGAGACCGAGCGCCGCACCTGGTTCCTCTTCGAGTCCAGCCGCCCCACGGCCGGATAG
- a CDS encoding SpoIIE family protein phosphatase gives MAEASEYLSEFRPRLQQPNAEALCNPAPCLTADETNDKVLEIFTRLRDLSSLPVVEGNRPIGLINRNIFLSQMSQPFRQELYGKKSCIAFMDKEPLVVDADLGLEALTFKAVAHGEKALADGFIITREGEFVGVGSGLQLMQVVADLQASRNRQIMHSIEYASVIQQSTLRSSREALARACPEAALVWEPRDVVGGDFYQFSVQPEGWLGTVADCTGHGVPGAFMTLIASTSLNQAIEQHGPRDPARLLGSVNRSIKQMLGQMDGKDGTPGSDDGMDAACFWFEPAAGRLVFAGARLALFVLRPGAEEVDTTEGQRKGVGYVDSEFDFAWANQELTVPPGSLVFVTTDGLIDQIGGPRALAFGKRRLRELLLTQRDQPAAQVNEAVSQALRDWQAQNHRRDDLTFFCFRA, from the coding sequence ATGGCCGAAGCCAGCGAATACCTCAGCGAATTCCGCCCCCGTCTCCAGCAGCCCAATGCCGAGGCGCTCTGCAATCCCGCACCCTGTCTCACCGCGGACGAGACCAATGACAAGGTGCTGGAGATCTTCACGCGCCTGCGGGACCTGAGCAGCCTGCCGGTGGTCGAGGGCAATCGGCCGATCGGCCTGATCAACCGCAACATCTTCCTGTCGCAGATGAGCCAGCCCTTCCGGCAGGAGCTCTACGGCAAGAAGAGCTGCATCGCCTTCATGGACAAGGAACCGCTGGTGGTCGATGCCGACCTGGGCCTGGAGGCGCTGACCTTCAAGGCGGTGGCGCACGGCGAGAAGGCGCTGGCCGACGGTTTCATCATCACCCGCGAAGGCGAATTCGTCGGCGTGGGCAGCGGCCTGCAGCTGATGCAGGTGGTGGCGGACCTGCAGGCCTCGCGCAACCGCCAGATCATGCACAGCATCGAATACGCCAGCGTGATCCAGCAATCCACGCTGCGCAGTTCGCGCGAGGCCCTGGCCCGCGCCTGCCCCGAGGCAGCCCTGGTGTGGGAGCCGCGCGATGTCGTCGGCGGCGACTTCTACCAGTTCAGCGTGCAGCCCGAGGGCTGGCTGGGCACGGTGGCCGACTGCACCGGCCATGGCGTGCCGGGCGCCTTCATGACGCTGATCGCCTCCACCAGCCTGAACCAGGCGATCGAGCAGCACGGCCCGCGCGATCCGGCGCGGCTGCTGGGCAGCGTCAACCGCAGCATCAAGCAGATGCTCGGCCAGATGGACGGCAAGGACGGCACGCCGGGCTCCGACGACGGCATGGACGCCGCCTGCTTCTGGTTCGAACCCGCCGCCGGCCGGCTGGTGTTCGCCGGCGCCCGCCTGGCGCTCTTCGTGCTGCGGCCGGGCGCAGAAGAAGTCGACACCACCGAAGGCCAGCGCAAGGGCGTGGGTTATGTGGACAGCGAATTCGACTTCGCCTGGGCCAACCAGGAACTGACCGTGCCGCCGGGCAGCCTGGTGTTCGTCACCACCGACGGCCTGATCGACCAGATCGGCGGCCCGCGCGCCCTGGCCTTCGGCAAGCGCCGCCTGCGCGAGCTGTTGCTGACCCAGCGCGATCAGCCCGCCGCCCAGGTCAACGAGGCCGTCAGCCAGGCCCTGCGCGACTGGCAGGCGCAGAACCACCGCCGCGACGACCTCACCTTCTTCTGCTTTCGCGCCTGA
- a CDS encoding DUF1987 domain-containing protein, with product MDNLYIAPTPSTPEVDFKFDAHRLSLRGESYPENAAAFYGDIIAKLKDYLGGQQSEKIEVNIALAYFNSSSTKMLFNLIEALNDAVDTGNQVQLNWFHDEEDDTILEFGQELSEDFTSIEFVSHAVRPS from the coding sequence ATGGACAACCTTTATATCGCCCCGACGCCCAGCACTCCTGAAGTGGATTTCAAATTCGACGCGCACCGCCTGAGCCTGCGCGGCGAATCCTATCCGGAAAATGCCGCGGCGTTCTACGGCGACATCATCGCCAAACTCAAAGATTATCTCGGCGGACAACAGAGCGAGAAAATCGAGGTGAATATCGCGCTGGCGTATTTCAACAGCTCCAGCACCAAGATGCTGTTCAACCTGATCGAGGCGCTCAACGATGCCGTCGACACCGGCAACCAGGTGCAGCTGAACTGGTTCCACGACGAGGAAGACGACACCATCCTGGAGTTCGGCCAGGAGTTGAGCGAAGACTTCACCTCCATCGAATTCGTCAGCCACGCGGTGAGGCCGAGCTAG
- a CDS encoding SiaB family protein kinase, translated as MPSPLITEKYGSFFNLARQHQVIFYYVGYFSQHIVAAMADAVKLQLEVSGVAGPTRRKLFSSFIEMAQNIIHYSSDSLTPHTHSDGELRHGSVCIRREDDGSFQLLCANPVEQRIADELRVKLDALRAMTLEEIKQAYRQTLRDETPEGSKGAGIGLLTVARDARAPLDFDFEPADNTGAAPVFYLKATI; from the coding sequence ATGCCTTCCCCATTGATCACCGAAAAATACGGCTCGTTTTTCAATCTCGCGCGGCAGCACCAGGTCATTTTTTATTATGTCGGGTATTTTTCCCAACATATCGTGGCGGCGATGGCGGATGCGGTGAAACTGCAGCTCGAAGTCTCCGGCGTGGCCGGCCCGACGCGCCGCAAGCTGTTCTCGTCCTTCATCGAGATGGCACAGAACATCATTCATTATTCGTCCGACTCGCTGACGCCCCACACCCACAGCGACGGCGAATTGCGCCACGGCTCGGTGTGCATCCGGCGCGAGGACGACGGCAGTTTCCAGCTGCTCTGCGCCAACCCGGTGGAGCAGCGCATCGCCGACGAACTGCGCGTCAAGCTCGACGCGCTGCGCGCCATGACGCTGGAAGAAATCAAGCAGGCCTATCGCCAGACGCTGCGCGATGAAACGCCCGAAGGCAGCAAGGGCGCAGGCATCGGCCTTCTCACCGTGGCGCGTGACGCCCGTGCGCCGCTGGATTTCGATTTCGAGCCAGCCGACAACACCGGTGCCGCGCCGGTGTTCTATCTCAAGGCCACGATCTGA